One window of the Primulina eburnea isolate SZY01 chromosome 18, ASM2296580v1, whole genome shotgun sequence genome contains the following:
- the LOC140820101 gene encoding germin-like protein 5-1, whose amino-acid sequence MASLIGKYSPLNGILLTLLLLTPFPSHSADPDLLQDFCVADLSGSIALNGFPCKPASNVTSEDFFFDGFVEEGDTNNTFGSRPTQGNVLAFPGLNTMGISMNRVDFAPGGLNPPHSHPRATESGVVIQGKLLVGFVTTGNVFHSKILGPGQMFVIPRGLVHFQINVGDQKALIITAFNSQLPGAVIVPLNLFASTPAVPDYVLSKAFQVGSDIIDEIKSKFAA is encoded by the coding sequence ATGGCTTCTTTAATTGGAAAATATTCACCATTGAATGGCATATTGTTAACACTTTTGCTGCTCACACCATTTCCTTCTCACTCAGCGGATCCTGATCTTTTACAAGATTTCTGCGTCGCGGATTTATCAGGCAGCATAGCACTGAATGGTTTTCCCTGTAAACCGGCATCAAACGTTACGTCCGAAGATTTTTTCTTCGACGGGTTTGTCGAAGAAGGTGACACGAACAACACCTTCGGGAGCCGTCCCACTCAGGGTAATGTTTTGGCATTTCCAGGCTTGAATACCATGGGAATTTCTATGAACCGGGTGGATTTCGCTCCTGGAGGGTTGAATCCTCCTCATTCACACCCTCGAGCAACGGAATCAGGTGTGGTGATCCAGGGAAAGCTTCTCGTGGGGTTTGTAACAACTGGAAATGTTTTCCACTCGAAGATCTTGGGCCCTGGACAGATGTTTGTGATTCCCAGGGGACTGGTGCATTTCCAGATTAATGTTGGAGACCAAAAGGCCCTGATTATCACTGCTTTCAACAGCCAGTTGCCTGGCGCGGTTATCGTTCCGTTGAATCTGTTTGCTTCGACGCCGGCTGTTCCTGATTACGTTTTGAGCAAAGCTTTCCAGGTTGGAAGTGATATTATCGATGAGATCAAGTCCAAGTTTGCTGCTTAG